TCTTCTTATTTGCAATAAGAAACATATTAAGTCAGCCTACGTCTAGCTTCCTATCTGAAAAATGAGAATATATTAACGATGTTCAAACTTTAACTTTTTTTTCTAGAAGAGAACAATATTCAGCAGTAGAATATACTGGGTTATACGATTTTGAATTTTGGCTTTGAGATTCTAGATAGATCTGTCTTATGCAGCTTGGCTTTTAGCCTTAGGACTTACGCACGCTCTACGAACTCTTGGCGCTCTTGGCGTCTTGGCGGTTTGATAAATCAAGGTTTCTAGCAATTTTTCCGTAAGTCCTGAGCCTAAAAAATGTCGCAAGATTTGTCTAATCAGTTTTATTATGTAAAAAAAACCCTTAGTACTATACAATATCAAATGATTTCTACTTATTATTTAATAGCAATGTGACTTCCAATTAATAGAATTCTAGCCAATATCGAAAGCTTACAACTTATGAGATTGATATCTATATTTGTTGTTAAGTTCGTATTTTAGTTTTCAAGATTTTCTGAAAATCTCTGAAAATCTTAAGTATTTAAAAAAAGTGTGCTATAACATACCGTCATACCGTAATTGACGGTTCCACGTGTGAAGGAGCGCTGGAAGTGGAAAGCAATAAATCATATGTTTGGTCTCAAGGAATATTAATAGCATTAGTTGCTTTGTGCGGTAGCTTTAGTGTTGGTTTGATGATGCCTATCAACCCAAATGCTTCTAAAGCTCATATTGAGCAACCTGTAAATTTAAAAGAAATAGCCGCCAGTACAGGAAATCAACAGCGAGTTGAGAAATTTAAGACGGCAATGATCGCAACTTGGCAGCAAGAGGCAAGCGTAAAAGGTCTTTCCTATGCCATACCATCCCGCTTTCAAGGCGTCACTCTTAAAAGCGCAAACCAGATAACAGGTGAGAAAGTTATTGCGTTAACTTTTGATGATGGTCCCTGGCCCGAAGGCACAACACAAATACTAGAGATTCTTAAGAAAAACAATATAAAGGGTACTTTCTTTGTCGTTGGACAGATGCTCAAGGAATACCCAGAATTAGGCAGAAAAATAGTTGCAGATGGTCACATTATCGGTAACCACACCTGGCATCACTGGTATCACCATTTCNNNNNNNNNNAAAAAAAGCCGCAGCCTTTGAAATTGAAACGACATCAGACCTAATTTATAAAACTACAGGTGTAAAAACAACTTTATTCAGACCACCAGGCGGAATGATGCATAACGGCTTGGTAAATTATGCTAAAAATCAAAAACACACAGTAGTTATGTGGTCTGCTGACTCCATCGATTACAGCCGTCCTGCTGTACCCAGGCTGGTTAGGAATGTGATGAGAGATTCCGAACCAGGTGGAATTGTGCTGATGCATGATGGTGGTGGAAATCGCACGAAAACCATCCAAGCATTACCGCAAATTATTAGTAATTTTCAAAAACAGGGCTATCGTTTTGTAACTGTTCCAGAACTTCTAGAAATGGAAGATAATGGCATTAAATTGGCAGCAGCTAAAAAGAATACCTTGGCAGCAGTTAAAAAGAAACAGTGACCAGTGACCAGTGACAAGTGACCGAATCACCCTCGTTCCCAGGCTCAGCTTGGGAATACCTTTAGGAAGGCTCCGCCTTCCATAAGAGGATTTGAGGTAGTTTTGATGAGGAGTGGGTATATGCAGGAGTTTGGTTATGATTCCTGAAGGGAGGTTTAGGTTGTTCAACTCATGTGACTTTTACAGAATTTTAGGGAATTATATAGTCATCGCCCTAAAACTTCTGTTGAGACATAAAAATTTATGAAAGTAGAAAGAAATAATAGTGTAGACATATTAAAAGCATTAAGTATTATTTTTGTTTTGATATGGCATTTGCAACCTATTAAATTTATTATAGATAGCAAATCTCATACACTTTTAGTTGTTCTTGCAAGAATTTTTATAGATTTACAATTACAATTATGTTTAATAGCAGTTCCTTTATTTTATATCATTTCTCTTTATCTGTTTTTTCAGAAACCAGAGTTGAAATATTTAAAAAAGAGACTTATTAGATTGATAAAAATATATTTAGCTTGGTCGATTTTCCAAAATATTTTTTATATTATAGCTACGAAAGAATTTCCTACTTGGTCTTGGGATATTATTACAGGTTTACAGCCAAGCTTACCATTAGTTGGGGATTCTGTTTTCTATTTCTTGTTTAATTTAATTATTTTGTCAATCCTGGCTTTTTTCTACCAAATACAATCAAAAAAATTAAAACA
This genomic interval from Scytonema hofmannii PCC 7110 contains the following:
- a CDS encoding polysaccharide deacetylase family protein, which encodes KKAAAFEIETTSDLIYKTTGVKTTLFRPPGGMMHNGLVNYAKNQKHTVVMWSADSIDYSRPAVPRLVRNVMRDSEPGGIVLMHDGGGNRTKTIQALPQIISNFQKQGYRFVTVPELLEMEDNGIKLAAAKKNTLAAVKKKQ